The following proteins are co-located in the Mycolicibacterium goodii genome:
- a CDS encoding O-methyltransferase: MTITLTTEPVSTVLQTLLTAEQEGDPAAFEAVGGFPMDADAAERAELLKNVYMSVSRTGGELLYLLARAVGARTVVEYGTSFGVSTIYLASAVRDNGGGTVITTELQPDKAAAAQRHFKSAGIGDLVDLRIGDARDTLAQLPAPADLVLLDGWPDLALAVLRVLEPHLRAGTLILVDDVNLDLGRDVHGPLREHLAASGDYLSVTLPIGDGIEACVRLTDGAKG; encoded by the coding sequence ATGACCATCACACTGACCACCGAACCCGTCAGCACCGTGCTGCAGACCCTGCTGACCGCCGAGCAGGAAGGCGATCCGGCCGCGTTCGAAGCCGTCGGCGGATTCCCCATGGACGCCGATGCGGCCGAGCGCGCCGAACTGCTCAAGAACGTGTACATGTCGGTTTCCCGCACCGGCGGCGAACTGCTCTACCTGCTCGCCCGCGCGGTGGGCGCGCGCACCGTCGTCGAATACGGCACGTCGTTCGGCGTATCGACGATCTACCTCGCCAGCGCGGTACGCGACAACGGCGGGGGCACCGTGATCACGACCGAACTGCAACCCGACAAAGCCGCTGCGGCACAACGCCATTTCAAGTCCGCGGGGATCGGCGACCTGGTCGACCTGCGCATCGGCGATGCCAGGGACACCCTGGCGCAGCTGCCCGCCCCGGCGGATCTGGTGCTCCTCGACGGCTGGCCGGACCTGGCGCTGGCGGTGCTGCGGGTCCTCGAACCGCACCTGCGTGCCGGCACCCTGATCCTGGTGGACGACGTGAACCTCGACTTGGGCCGTGACGTGCACGGCCCGCTGCGCGAGCATCTCGCGGCGTCGGGTGACTATCTTTCGGTGACGCTGCCGATCGGTGACGGCATCGAGGCCTGCGTGCGCCTCACCGACGGCGCGAAAGGCTAA
- a CDS encoding LysR family transcriptional regulator produces MDAQLDLNLLLALDALLDERSVGGAAERLHTSAPAMSRTLARLRRVLDDPVLVRAGREMVPTPRALTLQGRVHDVVQQARAVFTPPDVPDLPNLRRTFAIQLGEGLFGDCGQRLLARVHAEAPGVTLRFVAESHEDTHSLRDGSVDIEIGQIRRTEPETIIEVLVEERWVGVARAGHPLTGKRVTLRRFADAEHVVFSRRGRLRGPVDDLLAEHGLRRRVVACAPSPAGGLFLIQGSDLVGMLPAGIGAQAIATFGLQTFQIPLELPPLVLGMAWHPRFDADGAHRWLRDCVRWAVRDRQK; encoded by the coding sequence ATGGATGCTCAGCTGGACCTCAACCTGCTGCTGGCTCTCGATGCGCTGCTCGACGAGCGCAGCGTGGGCGGTGCGGCCGAGCGCCTGCACACCTCGGCCCCGGCGATGAGCCGCACCCTGGCCCGGTTGCGGCGCGTGCTCGACGATCCGGTGCTGGTACGCGCGGGCCGGGAGATGGTCCCGACGCCACGGGCGCTGACTCTGCAGGGCCGCGTGCACGACGTGGTCCAGCAGGCCAGGGCGGTGTTCACCCCGCCCGACGTCCCCGATCTGCCGAATCTGCGGCGCACCTTCGCGATTCAACTCGGCGAGGGTCTGTTCGGTGACTGCGGGCAACGCCTGCTGGCACGTGTGCACGCCGAAGCCCCCGGCGTCACACTGAGATTCGTGGCCGAGAGCCACGAGGACACCCATTCGCTGCGGGACGGATCGGTGGACATCGAGATCGGCCAGATCCGGCGCACCGAACCCGAGACCATCATCGAGGTCCTGGTCGAAGAGCGATGGGTCGGTGTCGCGCGGGCGGGACACCCGCTGACCGGCAAGCGTGTCACGCTGCGGCGGTTCGCCGACGCCGAGCACGTGGTGTTCTCCCGCCGCGGCAGGCTGCGCGGCCCGGTGGACGACCTGCTCGCCGAACACGGGTTGCGCCGACGGGTGGTGGCGTGCGCGCCGAGCCCCGCGGGCGGCCTGTTCCTGATCCAGGGCAGTGATCTGGTCGGCATGCTGCCCGCGGGCATCGGCGCACAGGCCATCGCGACCTTCGGCCTGCAGACCTTCCAGATCCCGCTGGAGCTGCCACCGCTGGTGCTCGGCATGGCGTGGCATCCACGCTTCGACGCCGACGGCGCGCACCGCTGGCTCCGCGACTGTGTGCGCTGGGCCGTGCGTGACCGTCAGAAGTAG
- a CDS encoding AAA family ATPase — translation MKLHRLVLTNYRGVTHREIEFPEHGVVVVSGANEIGKSSMIEALDLLLEAKDRSSKREVKQVKPTHADVGAEVTAEISTGPYRFVYRKRFHKRAETQLTISSPVREQLSGDEAHERVLAMLAETVDTDLWQAQRVLQAASTAPVDLSGSDALARALDVAAGEAVSLSGEEPLLIERIEAEYQRYFTATGRPTGEWAAAVKRLQAADAEVARCASAVAEVDDAVHRHQELSAEVSRLAGECERATQRLAAARTAADAVEALRRQLKEAQVVAEAAQVTHTAAVTALTERRRMRAEIDERTATITELQAALADASGDADTAREVVQAAEQAAEQAETAVADHEARVDAARAAVERLSNRDEADRLDVRIVRIDAATRELDAVTAELATVTIDDAAMRAVEKAAVAVERAAGQAELASARIELVAADGVDVRVDDAAVALAPGEEWSVNTTTRTEIDIPGVLSVRVVPGTPAAQTQARLDEAQAALTAALAAVGAQSVDAARALDVRRRELLGSRDRLRATLDALIGDDDVARLRDRLAALRADQSEDGALFDVEGPADIDTARSELAAAVAAHREAVTQCETARKVAAAAVQRSTEKSTRLSVLREKLTAAQTELTTCGERLEAQRAGMADDALALKVQADDEQAKATAARVAALRDELARSAPDSVLAEFADAQRYADAVAARHESAVEGLREVSAQLKVYGTEGRKGRLDAAETEREHANAEYLRVHRRARAAELLRSVMTRHRDATRQRYVDPFRNEVQRLGRLVFGEDFEVDVDSNLRIATRTVSGRTVPYESLSGGAKEQLAIVARLAGASLVAKEDTVPVIIDDALGFTDADRLTRMGAVFDAVGGDGQVIVLTCSPDRYAGVHGAHHIALTA, via the coding sequence GTGAAACTGCATCGTCTCGTCCTGACCAACTACCGCGGCGTCACCCACCGCGAGATCGAGTTCCCCGAGCACGGCGTCGTCGTGGTCAGCGGGGCCAACGAGATCGGCAAGTCGTCGATGATCGAGGCGCTCGACCTGCTGCTGGAGGCCAAGGACCGCTCGTCGAAGAGGGAAGTCAAGCAGGTCAAGCCGACACACGCCGATGTGGGTGCCGAGGTGACCGCCGAGATTTCCACCGGCCCATACCGTTTCGTGTACCGCAAGCGGTTCCACAAGCGCGCCGAGACGCAGCTGACCATCTCCTCGCCGGTGCGTGAGCAGCTCAGCGGCGACGAGGCGCACGAGCGGGTGCTGGCGATGCTCGCCGAGACCGTGGACACCGACCTGTGGCAGGCGCAGCGCGTCCTGCAGGCCGCGTCCACCGCGCCGGTCGACCTTTCGGGTTCCGACGCGCTGGCCCGCGCGCTCGATGTCGCCGCGGGCGAGGCGGTTTCGCTCTCGGGTGAGGAGCCGCTGCTCATCGAGCGCATCGAGGCCGAGTATCAGCGGTACTTCACCGCGACCGGCAGGCCGACGGGGGAGTGGGCCGCGGCGGTCAAGCGGCTGCAGGCCGCCGATGCCGAGGTGGCGCGGTGTGCATCCGCGGTCGCCGAGGTGGACGACGCCGTGCACCGGCATCAGGAACTCAGCGCCGAGGTGTCCCGGCTCGCCGGCGAATGCGAGCGGGCCACACAGCGGTTGGCCGCGGCGCGTACCGCGGCCGACGCCGTGGAGGCGCTGCGCCGACAGCTCAAAGAGGCACAGGTCGTCGCCGAGGCCGCGCAGGTCACCCACACCGCGGCGGTGACCGCGCTCACCGAGCGGCGCCGCATGCGCGCCGAGATCGACGAGCGCACCGCCACGATCACCGAACTGCAGGCCGCGCTGGCCGACGCAAGCGGTGACGCCGACACCGCGCGTGAGGTGGTGCAGGCCGCCGAACAGGCCGCCGAACAGGCCGAGACCGCGGTCGCCGACCACGAGGCCAGAGTCGATGCGGCGCGGGCGGCGGTCGAACGGCTGTCCAACCGGGATGAGGCCGACCGGCTCGACGTGCGGATCGTCAGGATCGACGCCGCGACGCGGGAGCTGGACGCGGTCACCGCCGAGCTGGCCACCGTCACCATCGACGACGCCGCGATGCGTGCCGTCGAGAAGGCGGCCGTCGCGGTGGAGCGTGCCGCCGGTCAGGCCGAACTCGCCTCGGCGCGAATCGAACTCGTCGCCGCCGATGGTGTCGATGTGCGGGTGGACGATGCCGCGGTCGCGCTGGCGCCCGGCGAAGAGTGGTCGGTCAACACCACCACCCGCACCGAGATCGACATCCCCGGTGTGCTGAGCGTGCGGGTCGTCCCGGGAACGCCCGCGGCGCAGACCCAGGCCCGGCTCGACGAGGCACAGGCCGCGCTCACCGCGGCGTTGGCGGCCGTGGGTGCCCAGAGCGTGGATGCCGCACGGGCACTCGATGTGCGCAGGCGCGAACTGCTCGGCAGCCGGGACCGGTTGCGCGCGACCCTCGATGCGCTGATCGGTGACGACGACGTGGCACGGTTGCGGGACCGGCTCGCCGCGTTGCGCGCCGATCAGTCCGAGGATGGCGCCCTGTTCGATGTCGAGGGTCCGGCCGACATCGACACGGCGCGAAGCGAACTCGCGGCCGCGGTGGCCGCGCACCGCGAGGCGGTCACGCAGTGCGAGACCGCGCGCAAGGTCGCGGCGGCGGCCGTGCAGCGCAGCACCGAGAAGTCGACGCGGTTGTCGGTGCTGCGCGAGAAGCTGACCGCGGCGCAGACCGAACTGACCACCTGCGGCGAACGCCTCGAGGCGCAGCGCGCAGGTATGGCCGACGACGCGCTGGCGCTCAAGGTGCAGGCCGACGACGAGCAGGCCAAGGCCACCGCGGCCCGGGTCGCGGCACTGCGCGACGAACTGGCGCGCAGCGCGCCGGATTCGGTGCTCGCCGAGTTCGCCGACGCGCAGCGGTACGCCGATGCCGTGGCGGCCCGCCACGAATCCGCCGTCGAGGGGCTGCGCGAGGTGTCGGCGCAACTCAAGGTGTACGGCACCGAGGGGCGCAAGGGGCGACTCGACGCGGCCGAGACCGAACGCGAACACGCCAACGCCGAATACCTGCGGGTGCATCGGCGCGCTCGGGCGGCCGAACTGCTGCGTTCGGTGATGACCCGGCACCGCGACGCGACCCGGCAGCGCTATGTCGACCCGTTCCGCAACGAGGTGCAACGGCTGGGCCGCCTGGTGTTCGGGGAGGACTTCGAGGTCGACGTCGACAGCAATCTGCGCATCGCGACGCGCACCGTGTCGGGCCGCACCGTGCCCTACGAGTCGCTGTCGGGTGGCGCCAAGGAGCAACTGGCGATCGTCGCGCGACTGGCCGGGGCTTCGCTGGTGGCCAAGGAGGACACCGTGCCGGTCATCATCGACGATGCGCTCGGCTTCACCGACGCCGACCGGTTGACCAGGATGGGGGCGGTGTTCGATGCGGTGGGCGGTGACGGGCAGGTCATCGTGTTGACCTGCAGCCCGGACCGGTACGCCGGCGTGCACGGCGCCCACCACATCGCCTTGACCGCTTAG
- a CDS encoding ABC transporter ATP-binding protein has protein sequence MLWALLRQYVRPYRWLLAVVAALQVVSNMASLYLPTVNAAIIDDGVAKGDTTRIVELGGVMLGVTALQVLCAIGAVFFGARAATGFGHDLRAAVFTHVTTFSAAEAGRFGAASLLTRTTNDVGHVQQLVQLTATMLITAPIMSIGGIVMALHQDAGLSWLLLVSVPVLGLANYWIIRHLMPVFTRMQGLIDGINRVLRDQLSGIRVIRAFAREPVERVRFAEANQTLSDAALEAGRWQALMLPVTTLVINVSSVALIWFGGLRIDAGQMQVGSLIAFLAYFMQILMAVLMATFMLVIFPRAAVCADRIGEVLSTQTAIINPAEPVRPPTITGDISVHDATFSYPGADRPVLQGVEFTAPRGTTTAVVGSTGSGKSTLISLICRLYDVTSGSLRIDGVDVRDLDIERLWSAIGLVPQRGYLFSGTVAENLRYGKADATEDEMWDALGVAAADDFVRAHPHGLDMPVAQGGINFSGGQRQRLAIARAVIRRPAIYLFDDAFSALDVHTDARVRAALREVSADATVLIVSQRISTVIEADQVVVIDDGRVVGIGTHDTLLADCPIYAEFAESQALTAGEHR, from the coding sequence ATGCTCTGGGCGCTGCTGCGACAGTACGTGCGGCCGTACCGGTGGCTGCTGGCCGTCGTCGCCGCACTGCAGGTGGTCAGCAACATGGCGTCGCTGTACCTGCCGACGGTGAACGCCGCGATCATCGACGACGGCGTGGCCAAGGGCGACACCACCCGCATCGTCGAACTCGGCGGGGTGATGCTCGGGGTCACCGCGCTGCAGGTGCTGTGCGCGATCGGCGCGGTGTTCTTCGGGGCGCGCGCCGCGACCGGCTTCGGGCACGACCTGCGGGCCGCGGTGTTCACACACGTCACGACGTTCTCGGCGGCGGAGGCCGGGCGGTTCGGTGCGGCCTCGCTGCTGACCCGCACCACCAACGACGTCGGGCACGTCCAGCAGTTGGTGCAGTTGACCGCGACGATGCTGATCACCGCGCCCATCATGTCGATCGGCGGCATCGTCATGGCGCTGCACCAGGACGCCGGGCTGTCCTGGCTGCTGCTGGTCAGCGTCCCGGTGCTGGGCCTGGCCAACTACTGGATCATCCGTCACCTGATGCCGGTGTTCACCCGCATGCAGGGCCTCATCGACGGCATCAACCGCGTGCTGCGCGACCAGTTGTCGGGCATCCGGGTGATCCGGGCGTTCGCCCGCGAACCCGTCGAACGCGTGCGTTTCGCCGAGGCCAACCAGACCCTGTCGGATGCGGCGCTGGAGGCCGGCCGCTGGCAGGCGCTGATGCTGCCGGTGACCACGCTGGTCATCAACGTCTCCAGCGTCGCGCTGATCTGGTTCGGCGGCCTGCGCATCGACGCGGGCCAGATGCAGGTCGGGTCGCTCATCGCGTTCCTGGCCTACTTCATGCAGATCCTCATGGCCGTGCTGATGGCCACCTTCATGCTGGTGATCTTCCCGCGCGCGGCGGTGTGCGCCGACCGGATCGGCGAGGTGCTCTCGACGCAGACCGCCATCATCAACCCGGCCGAGCCGGTCCGGCCGCCGACCATCACCGGTGACATCAGCGTGCATGACGCCACATTCAGTTACCCGGGCGCGGACCGGCCCGTGCTGCAGGGCGTGGAGTTCACCGCGCCGCGCGGCACCACGACCGCGGTGGTCGGCTCGACCGGCTCGGGCAAGTCGACGCTGATCTCGCTGATCTGCCGGCTCTACGACGTCACCTCGGGATCGCTGCGGATCGACGGGGTCGACGTGCGCGATCTCGACATCGAGCGGTTGTGGTCGGCGATCGGGCTGGTGCCGCAGCGCGGCTACCTGTTCTCGGGCACCGTCGCCGAGAACCTGCGCTACGGCAAGGCCGACGCGACCGAGGACGAGATGTGGGACGCGTTGGGTGTCGCGGCCGCCGACGACTTCGTGCGCGCACACCCACACGGCCTCGACATGCCGGTGGCGCAGGGCGGCATCAACTTCTCCGGCGGGCAGCGGCAACGGCTCGCGATCGCGCGTGCGGTGATCCGCCGGCCCGCGATCTACCTGTTCGACGACGCGTTCTCGGCTCTCGACGTGCACACCGACGCGCGCGTGCGGGCCGCGCTGCGCGAGGTGTCGGCCGACGCGACCGTGCTGATCGTGTCCCAGCGCATCTCGACCGTGATCGAGGCCGACCAGGTCGTCGTGATCGACGACGGGCGCGTCGTCGGCATCGGCACCCACGACACGCTGCTGGCCGACTGCCCGATCTACGCCGAGTTCGCCGAATCCCAGGCGCTCACCGCGGGAGAGCACCGGTGA
- a CDS encoding DUF3558 domain-containing protein gives MHGVTVRTAAAPKARSARTLAVLAAAMVPVFAACSTDEPASPEVPQSASPTAGAASHGPFFPQCGGISDQTVSELTQVPGLVNTATNSSGCQWLQGGSILGPHFSFTWFRGSPIGRERKTEELSRASVEDINIEGHGGFIAVGEDPLTPGDVTLCEIGIQFDDDFIEWSVSFNQKPFPDPCEVAKELTRQSIVNSK, from the coding sequence GTGCATGGCGTGACTGTCCGTACGGCCGCTGCGCCGAAAGCCCGAAGCGCCAGAACGTTGGCGGTTCTGGCGGCCGCAATGGTTCCGGTGTTCGCCGCGTGCTCCACCGACGAGCCCGCATCTCCCGAGGTGCCGCAGAGCGCATCGCCCACCGCGGGCGCGGCCTCGCACGGGCCGTTCTTCCCGCAGTGCGGCGGGATCAGCGATCAGACGGTCTCGGAGCTGACGCAGGTGCCTGGTCTGGTCAACACCGCCACGAACTCGTCGGGCTGCCAGTGGCTGCAGGGTGGCAGCATCCTCGGCCCGCACTTCTCCTTCACCTGGTTCCGGGGCAGCCCGATCGGCCGGGAACGCAAGACCGAGGAGCTCTCGCGGGCCAGCGTCGAGGACATCAACATCGAGGGGCACGGCGGTTTCATCGCGGTCGGTGAGGATCCGCTGACGCCCGGCGATGTGACGCTGTGCGAGATCGGCATCCAGTTCGACGACGACTTCATCGAGTGGTCGGTCAGCTTCAACCAGAAGCCTTTCCCGGATCCGTGTGAGGTGGCCAAGGAGCTCACCCGTCAGTCGATTGTGAATTCCAAATGA
- a CDS encoding metallophosphoesterase family protein — protein sequence MRFLHTADWQLGMTRHFLNGEAQPRYSAARREAVAALGEIAERTGAEFVVVSGDVFEHNQLAPRDVSQSLEAMRAIGVPVYLLPGNHDPLDASSVYTSALFVAERPDNVVVLDCAGTHEVRPGVQIVAAPWRSKAPTTDLVGDVLADLPADGVTRVLVGHGGVDILDPDKGKPSLIRMATVEDALARGAVHYVALGDKHSRTEVGTTGRVWYSGSPEVTNYDDIESDPGHVLVVDIDESDPRRTVRVQSERVGRWRFVTLRRPVDTDRDIADLDLNLDLLADKECTVVRLALTGSLTVTDKAKLDECLDRYARLFAALTTWERHTEIAVIPADGEFDDLGIGGFAAAAVDELVATARSEGAEAEDARAALGLLLRLVDRDKGAA from the coding sequence ATGCGTTTTCTGCACACCGCCGACTGGCAGCTCGGTATGACCCGTCATTTCCTCAACGGTGAGGCGCAGCCACGGTATTCGGCCGCGCGCCGGGAGGCCGTCGCCGCGCTCGGCGAGATCGCCGAGCGCACCGGTGCGGAGTTCGTGGTGGTTTCCGGCGACGTGTTCGAGCACAACCAACTCGCGCCGCGCGACGTCAGCCAGTCGCTGGAGGCCATGCGCGCGATCGGCGTGCCGGTGTATCTGCTGCCCGGCAACCATGATCCGCTGGATGCGTCGTCGGTGTACACCAGCGCTCTGTTCGTCGCCGAACGCCCCGACAACGTCGTCGTCCTCGATTGCGCAGGAACGCACGAGGTCCGCCCGGGTGTGCAGATCGTCGCCGCGCCGTGGCGGTCCAAGGCGCCGACCACCGATCTGGTCGGTGACGTCCTGGCCGATCTGCCCGCCGACGGTGTCACCCGCGTGCTGGTCGGGCACGGCGGTGTGGACATCCTCGATCCGGACAAGGGCAAGCCGTCGCTGATCCGCATGGCCACCGTCGAAGACGCCCTGGCGCGCGGCGCGGTGCACTATGTGGCGTTGGGGGACAAGCACTCCCGTACCGAGGTCGGCACCACCGGCCGGGTGTGGTACTCCGGGTCGCCCGAGGTCACCAACTACGACGACATCGAGTCCGATCCGGGACATGTGCTCGTGGTCGACATCGACGAGAGCGACCCGCGCCGGACGGTGCGGGTGCAGTCCGAGCGGGTGGGCCGTTGGCGGTTCGTGACGCTGCGCCGCCCGGTCGACACCGACCGCGACATTGCGGATCTGGATCTCAACCTGGATCTGCTGGCGGACAAGGAATGTACGGTGGTGCGGCTGGCGCTGACCGGTTCGCTGACCGTGACCGACAAGGCCAAGCTCGACGAGTGCCTGGACAGGTACGCCCGGCTGTTCGCGGCGCTCACGACGTGGGAACGGCACACCGAGATCGCGGTGATCCCCGCCGACGGTGAGTTCGACGACCTGGGGATCGGCGGGTTCGCCGCGGCCGCGGTCGACGAGCTCGTGGCGACGGCGCGTTCGGAGGGGGCCGAGGCCGAAGATGCGCGTGCCGCGCTGGGATTGCTGCTGCGTCTGGTGGACCGCGACAAGGGGGCCGCGTGA
- a CDS encoding ABC transporter ATP-binding protein, giving the protein MRRGALPQAPVERTRDFRGSALRLAKRLLPQRALTLAVVLLGIGGIAVNVIGPRILGHATDLLFNGVIGRGLPAGLTKEQAVAAARARGDTTFADLLSGMSVVPGEGVDFGAVGRTLALALGLYLVGALLIWVQARLLNVTVQRTMVALRAEVQEKIHRLPLSYFDSRQRGEVLSRVTNDVDNISNSVSMTISQLLTSVLTVFAVLVMMLTISPLLTLFALVTVPASLWVTRWITRRSQPLFVAQWRNTGRLAAHLEETYSGFTIVKTFGHREAAARRFAELNSDVQQSSFGAQFFSGLVSPATMFIGNLGYVAVAVVGGLQVATGQITLGSIQAFIQYVRQFNQPLTQVAGMYNTLQSGIASAERVFELLDTEEEPAERPRGLEIRTGRVEFERVHFGYVPGTPVIEDLSLVAEPGSTVAIVGPTGAGKTTLVNLLMRFYQVDSGRISIDGVDIATVSRQSLRSSIGMVLQDTWLFAGTIYDNIAYGRPDASEDEVIEAATAAYVDRFVHTLPHGYHTRVDDDGGAISAGEKQLITIARAVLARPKLLILDEATSSVDTRTELMIAHAMAELRRDRTSFIIAHRLSTIRDADLILVMDSGRIVERGTHDELLARHGRYWEMTRI; this is encoded by the coding sequence ATGCGCCGCGGCGCCCTGCCGCAGGCCCCGGTCGAACGCACCCGCGACTTCAGGGGTTCGGCGCTGCGGCTCGCGAAACGTCTGCTGCCGCAACGTGCCCTGACGCTCGCCGTGGTGCTGCTGGGAATCGGCGGCATCGCGGTCAACGTGATCGGCCCGCGGATCCTCGGCCACGCCACCGACCTGCTGTTCAACGGTGTGATCGGCCGTGGGCTGCCCGCCGGGCTCACCAAGGAGCAGGCGGTGGCGGCCGCGCGCGCCCGCGGCGACACGACATTCGCCGATCTGCTCTCCGGCATGAGCGTGGTGCCCGGCGAGGGGGTGGACTTCGGCGCGGTGGGCCGCACCCTCGCGCTGGCGCTCGGCCTGTACCTGGTCGGCGCGCTGCTGATCTGGGTGCAGGCGCGGTTGCTCAACGTCACCGTGCAGCGCACCATGGTCGCGCTGCGCGCCGAGGTGCAGGAGAAGATCCACCGGCTGCCGTTGTCCTACTTCGATTCCCGGCAGCGCGGTGAGGTGCTCAGCCGCGTCACCAACGACGTCGACAACATCTCCAACTCGGTGTCGATGACCATCAGCCAACTGCTCACCTCGGTGCTGACGGTGTTCGCGGTGCTGGTGATGATGCTGACGATCTCACCGCTGCTCACGCTGTTCGCGCTGGTGACCGTGCCCGCGTCGTTGTGGGTGACGCGCTGGATCACCCGGCGCTCACAACCGCTGTTCGTCGCGCAGTGGCGCAACACCGGCCGCCTGGCCGCACACCTTGAGGAGACCTACAGCGGGTTCACGATCGTCAAGACGTTCGGGCACCGCGAGGCGGCTGCGCGCCGGTTCGCCGAACTCAACTCCGATGTGCAGCAGTCCAGTTTCGGCGCCCAGTTCTTCTCGGGCCTGGTGTCGCCCGCGACGATGTTCATCGGCAACCTCGGCTACGTGGCCGTCGCGGTGGTGGGCGGCCTGCAGGTGGCCACCGGTCAGATCACCCTCGGCAGCATCCAGGCGTTCATCCAGTATGTGCGGCAGTTCAACCAGCCGCTCACCCAGGTCGCAGGCATGTACAACACGCTGCAGTCCGGGATCGCCAGCGCCGAACGGGTTTTCGAGCTGCTCGACACCGAGGAGGAGCCCGCCGAGCGCCCGCGCGGCCTGGAGATCCGCACCGGCCGCGTCGAGTTCGAGCGGGTGCACTTCGGCTACGTCCCGGGCACGCCGGTGATCGAGGATCTGTCGCTGGTGGCCGAACCCGGCAGCACGGTCGCGATCGTCGGGCCGACCGGTGCGGGCAAGACGACGCTGGTGAACCTGTTGATGCGGTTCTACCAGGTCGATTCCGGGCGCATCAGCATCGACGGCGTCGACATCGCCACGGTGAGCCGGCAATCCCTGCGCTCGTCGATCGGCATGGTGCTGCAGGACACCTGGCTGTTCGCCGGGACCATCTACGACAACATCGCCTACGGCAGGCCGGACGCCTCCGAGGACGAGGTGATCGAGGCGGCCACCGCGGCGTATGTGGACCGGTTCGTGCACACCCTGCCGCACGGGTACCACACCCGCGTCGACGACGACGGCGGCGCGATCAGCGCGGGTGAGAAACAGCTCATCACGATCGCCCGCGCGGTGCTGGCCCGGCCGAAACTGCTCATCCTCGACGAGGCCACGAGTTCGGTGGACACCCGCACCGAGCTGATGATCGCCCATGCCATGGCCGAACTGCGCCGCGACCGAACGAGTTTCATCATCGCGCACCGGCTCTCGACGATCCGGGACGCCGATCTGATCCTGGTGATGGATTCCGGCCGGATCGTCGAGCGCGGCACGCACGACGAACTGCTGGCCCGCCACGGCCGGTACTGGGAGATGACCCGGATCTGA
- a CDS encoding SixA phosphatase family protein: protein MRTLLLMRHAKSDYPDGVGDHERPLAQRGIREAALAGDWIRANAPAVDAVLCSTATRTRQTLARTGIDAATEYVEAIYDATPGTVIGQINDVVSRFGGEPDTVLVVGHEPAMSSVALGLDDGTNLAAAEQISQKFPTSAIAVLRFDKPWAELALGGAQLVDFHVPR, encoded by the coding sequence ATGCGAACCCTGCTGCTGATGCGTCACGCCAAGTCGGACTATCCCGACGGGGTCGGCGACCATGAGCGTCCGCTCGCCCAGCGAGGCATCCGGGAGGCCGCCCTGGCCGGCGACTGGATCCGCGCCAACGCACCCGCGGTCGACGCGGTGCTGTGCTCGACGGCGACGCGGACGCGCCAGACCCTGGCGCGCACCGGGATCGACGCGGCCACCGAGTACGTCGAGGCGATCTACGATGCGACACCGGGAACGGTGATCGGCCAGATCAACGACGTGGTGTCACGCTTCGGCGGCGAGCCCGACACGGTGCTGGTCGTCGGGCACGAACCGGCGATGTCGTCGGTGGCGCTCGGCCTCGACGACGGCACCAACCTGGCTGCCGCCGAGCAGATCTCGCAGAAGTTCCCCACCTCGGCGATAGCGGTACTGCGATTCGACAAGCCGTGGGCCGAGTTGGCGCTCGGCGGCGCGCAACTCGTGGATTTTCACGTACCCCGCTAG
- a CDS encoding DUF3558 domain-containing protein, protein MSRPTTLRRSVAALATGLAVFAGLTGCTRTVDGTAAKEGSGGGPSNNNSERQYPNLLKECEVLTEDILAETVGADPLDIQSTFVGAVCRWQAANPAGLVDITRFWYEQGSLDNERQVAQQLQYAIESRRIAGVDSIIMKPNGLNGACGVASDAAGVVGWWVNPQAPGLDACGMATKLMELTLATNS, encoded by the coding sequence ATGAGTCGCCCAACCACGCTGCGCAGAAGTGTCGCCGCGCTCGCCACCGGCCTCGCCGTGTTCGCCGGCCTGACCGGCTGCACCCGCACGGTCGACGGCACCGCCGCCAAGGAGGGTTCCGGTGGCGGGCCGAGCAACAACAACTCCGAACGGCAGTACCCGAACCTGCTCAAGGAGTGCGAGGTGCTCACCGAGGACATCCTGGCCGAGACGGTCGGCGCCGATCCGCTCGACATCCAGAGCACATTCGTCGGCGCGGTCTGCCGCTGGCAGGCCGCCAACCCCGCGGGCCTGGTGGACATCACCCGGTTCTGGTACGAGCAGGGCAGCCTCGACAACGAACGTCAGGTCGCCCAGCAGTTGCAGTACGCCATCGAGTCGCGGCGCATCGCGGGCGTGGATTCGATCATCATGAAGCCCAACGGCCTCAACGGCGCATGCGGCGTGGCCAGTGATGCCGCGGGCGTGGTCGGCTGGTGGGTCAACCCGCAGGCCCCCGGGCTCGACGCATGCGGCATGGCGACCAAGCTCATGGAGCTGACGCTCGCCACCAACAGCTAG